In the Limanda limanda chromosome 10, fLimLim1.1, whole genome shotgun sequence genome, one interval contains:
- the LOC133012022 gene encoding solute carrier family 4 member 11-like yields the protein MEAKQVLHFVPSDAPATGRSKNGYVFQEMELQDGDQEDSGPNNHVYDKDIQISVSDPDSPAFGLLNTTRQHVKLMNFQEEVRAHRDLDGFLAQASILLDEKAATLDEVLRRMLTNVVEDGHGSCDVDTVMNSLFTDAAGKEFNVHLLSETIQGVTATSTGVRYQQSWLCILANVRSLQRRHVCVARLERPQNWGVNCCEARFVILILAPPRTKSTKTAVELGRTFATMFSDISFRQKLLEAKTQEEFKQELVFQRQQLSILSEKPVMEEVEDSDPRRGKSLEFRDFLKAGKGIYGDLRRRLPLYPSDFTDGLYGEDRSLLKYTTTAIFLYIAILLPAIAFGSLNDESTRGEIDVQKTIIGQSIGGIIYSLFAGSPLVIPLTTAPLAIFISVIRGICDDYNLDFDAFYACIGLWNSLFLILGGLFNVSLLMKLFKRSTEEVIALFISIAFVVDALKGTVKIFEHFYHDPTLATTNSTLVLQQITEILEKANNQTGNMLGPNNETGSMLVFLPQSLVLCSRERPILCLLLMLGTLWLGYALYLIKKSPYLNPTVREVVSDCALPTSVLICSFIGSYLFLDIQLPVFSVHDGPIFNFPHFEKLTGLNALSAVGLGFLLALLIFIDQNIVISLTHVPEHKLLKGTAFHWDLMLTGFINILMSCLGLPWMHAAFPHSSLHARQLAKVEQHVENGHVYTTIVSVKETRITSLVANILIGLSAFMLPIPLQWIPKPVLYGLFLYIAATSLDGNQMMDRMCLMLKEQTSYPPTHYIRRVPQRKVHYFTGLQMIQLIILCAFGMYPLPYMKMVFPLLMILLVPIRTSLLPKMIDAKYLDIMDAQHM from the exons AACTGCAGGATGGGGACCAGGAGGATTCTGGGCCAAATAACCACGTCTATGACAAAGACATCCAGATCAGTGTCTcag atcctGACAGTCCAGCATTTGGACTTTTAAATACAACAAGACAA CATGTGAAGCTAATGAACTTCCAGGAGGAAGTGCGTGCCCACAGAGACCTGGACGGCTTCCTGGCTCAGGCGAGTATCCTTTTGGACGAGAAGGCTGCGACTCTGGACGAGGTGCTGAGGCGGATGTTGACTAATGTGGTGGAGGACGGACACGGGAGCTGTGACGTGGACACGGTTATGAACTCGCTGTTCACCGATGCTGCCGGAAAGGAGTTTAATG TTCACCTCCTGTCAGAGACCATTCAGGGTGTGACTGCCACTTCCACTGGGGTTCGATACCAGCAGTCCTGGCTTTGTATTCT CGCCAATGTGCGGAGCCTGCAGAGACGCCATGTCTGTGTCGCCCGCCTGGAGAGGCCGCAGAACTGGGGAGTCAACTGCTGTGAGGCTCGCTTCGTCATCCTCATCCTGGCGCCTCCCAGAACG AAAAGCACCAAGACAGCCGTTGAGCTGGGTCGAACGTTTGCCACGATGTTCTCCGACATTTCCTTCAGACAGAAGCTTCTGGAGGCAAAGACCCAGGAGGAGTTCAAACAGGAGCTGGTGTTCCAGCGACAGCAGCTCTCCATCCTCTCGGAGAAGCCGgtcatggaggaggtggaggattcAGATCCACGTAGAGGGAAATCACTTGAG TTCAGAGATTTCCTCAAAGCCGGTAAAGGTATTTATGGCGACCTCCGGCGCAGACTCCCCCTCTACCCCTCGGACTTCACAGACG GTTTATATGGGGAGGACCGCTCTCTGCTGAAATACACCACCACTGCTATTTTTCTCTACATTGCCATCCTGCTGCCTGCCATTGCCTTCGGCTCACTGAATGATGAAAGCACAAGAGGAGAGATAG ATGTTCAGAAGACCATCATTGGACAGAGCATCGGAGGAATCATCTATTCTTTGTTTGCCGGCTCGCCGCTCGTCATCCCACTGACCACTGCACCACTGGCCATTTTCATAAGTG TCATCAGGGGTATCTGTGACGACTACAACCTCGACTTTGATGCCTTCTACGCCTGCATCGGTTTATGGAACAGTTTGTTCCTCATCCTCGGAGGCTTGTTCAATGTCAGCTTGCTGATGAAGCTCTTCAAACG CTCAACAGAAGAAGTCATCGCATTGTTCATCTCCATAGCGTTTGTCGTGGATGCGCTGAAGGGAACCGTCAAAA TTTTTGAGCACTTCTACCACGACCCCACACTGGCGACCACAAACAGCACGCTGGTGCTTCAGCAGATCACTGAGATCCTAGAGAAGGCAAATAACCAGACGGGAAACATGCTCGGACCTAACAACGAGACCGGTTCGATGTTGGTCTTCCTGCCCCAGTCTTTGGTTTTATGCTCCAGAGAAAGGCCCatcctctgcctgctgctcatGTTGGGGACCCTGTGGCTCGGTTACGCCCTCTATCTCATCAAGAAGAG CCCATATCTGAACCCAACCGTCAGAGAGGTGGTGTCTGACTGTGCTCTGCCGACCTCCGTCCTGATCTGCTCCTTCATCGGCTCCTACCTCTTCCTCGACATCCAGC TCCCTGTGTTCAGCGTCCATGACGGCCCCATCTTCAACTTCCCTCACTTTGAGAAGCTGACAGGGTTGAACGCACTGAGCGCGGTGGGGCTGGGCTTCCTCCTCGCGCTGCTTATCTTTATCGACCAGAACATCGTCATCTCGCTCACACATGTACCAGAGCACAA GTTGCTAAAAGGCACAGCTTTCCACTGGGACCTGATGCTGACTGGCTTCATCAACATCCTCATGTCCTGCCTGGGGTTGCCATGGATGCACGCTGCCTTCCCACATTCCTCCCTACACGCCCGTCAGCTGGCCAAGGTGGAACAGCACGTAGAGAACGGACACGTCTACACAAC TATCGTCAGCGTGAAAGAAACGCGGATTACGTCTCTGGTCGCCAACATCCTGATCGGCCTGTCTGCCTTCATGCTGCCCATCCCTCTGCAGTGGATCCCCAAGCCCGTCCTCTACGGCCTCTTCCTCTACATCGCCGCCACGTCACTGGACGGGAACCAGATGATGGACCGCATGTGCCTGATGCTTAAAGAACAG ACCTCGTATCCCCCCACCCACTACATCCGCCGGGTTCCCCAGAGGAAGGTCCACTACTTCACGGGGCTGCAGATGATCCAGCTCATCATCCTGTGTGCGTTTGGGATGTATCCTCTGCCCTACATGAAGATGGTGTTCCCCCTCCTCATGATACTGCTCGTTCCCATCAG